The following coding sequences lie in one Pseudomonas sp. B33.4 genomic window:
- a CDS encoding MaoC family dehydratase — MTQVTNIPYEALEVGQTASYSKTVEERDIQLFAAMSGDHNPVHLDAEFAAASMFKERIAHGMFSGALISAAVACELPGPGTIYIGQQMSFQKPVKIGDTLTVRLEILEKLPKFRVRIATRVFNQKDELVVDGEAEILAPRKQQTVTLPTLPAISIG, encoded by the coding sequence ATGACCCAGGTTACCAACATCCCTTACGAAGCCCTCGAAGTCGGCCAGACCGCCAGCTACAGCAAGACCGTCGAAGAGCGCGACATTCAATTGTTCGCCGCGATGTCGGGCGACCACAACCCGGTGCACCTGGACGCCGAGTTCGCCGCCGCCAGCATGTTCAAGGAGCGAATCGCTCACGGTATGTTCAGCGGTGCGCTGATCAGTGCCGCCGTTGCCTGCGAATTGCCTGGGCCGGGCACTATTTATATCGGTCAGCAGATGAGTTTTCAGAAGCCGGTGAAAATTGGCGACACGTTGACCGTGCGTCTGGAGATTCTCGAGAAGCTGCCGAAGTTTCGAGTGCGCATTGCCACTCGCGTGTTCAACCAGAAGGATGAGCTGGTGGTGGATGGCGAGGCTGAGATTCTGGCGCCGCGTAAGCAGCAGACGGTGACGTTGCCGACTTTGCCGGCGATCAGCATTGGCTGA
- a CDS encoding sn-glycerol-3-phosphate ABC transporter ATP-binding protein UgpC: MATLELRNVNKTYGAGLPDTLKNIELSIKDGEFLILVGPSGCGKSTLMNCIAGLETITGGAIMIGDQDVSGMSPKDRDIAMVFQSYALYPTMSVRENIEFGLKIRKMPQAAIDEEVARVAKLLQIEHLLNRKPGQLSGGQQQRVAMGRALARRPKIYLFDEPLSNLDAKLRVEMRTEMKLMHQRLKTTTVYVTHDQIEAMTLGDKVAVMKDGIIQQFGTPKDIYNNPANLFVASFIGSPPMNFIPLRLQRKDGRLLALLDSGQARCELPMSMQDAGLEDREVILGLRPEQIVLSNGEGNGLPSIRAEVQVTEPTGPDTLVFVNLNETKVCCRLAPDVAPQVGESLTLQFDPSKVLLFDANTGERLGTAGQPQTDARSANVAQFKGR; this comes from the coding sequence ATGGCAACGCTCGAACTTCGCAACGTAAACAAGACCTACGGTGCCGGCCTGCCGGACACCCTGAAGAACATCGAACTGTCGATCAAGGACGGTGAGTTCCTGATCCTTGTTGGCCCGTCCGGCTGCGGCAAATCGACGTTGATGAACTGCATCGCCGGCCTGGAAACCATCACTGGTGGCGCGATCATGATCGGTGATCAGGACGTCAGCGGCATGAGCCCGAAGGATCGCGACATCGCCATGGTGTTCCAGTCCTACGCGCTGTACCCGACCATGAGCGTGCGCGAGAACATCGAGTTCGGCCTGAAGATTCGCAAGATGCCTCAGGCGGCGATCGACGAAGAAGTCGCGCGCGTGGCCAAGTTGCTGCAGATCGAGCACCTGCTCAATCGCAAGCCGGGTCAGCTCTCCGGCGGTCAGCAACAGCGTGTGGCAATGGGCCGTGCACTGGCGCGTCGACCGAAGATCTATCTGTTCGACGAACCGCTGTCCAACCTCGACGCCAAGCTGCGCGTCGAGATGCGCACCGAAATGAAACTGATGCACCAGCGCCTGAAAACCACCACGGTCTACGTGACCCACGACCAGATCGAAGCGATGACCCTGGGCGACAAAGTGGCGGTGATGAAGGACGGCATCATTCAGCAATTCGGTACGCCGAAAGACATCTACAACAACCCGGCCAACCTGTTCGTGGCGAGCTTCATCGGTTCGCCGCCGATGAACTTCATTCCGCTGCGTCTGCAACGCAAGGACGGCCGTCTGCTGGCGCTGCTCGACAGCGGCCAGGCGCGTTGCGAGTTGCCGATGAGCATGCAGGACGCCGGGCTTGAAGATCGCGAAGTGATCCTCGGTCTGCGCCCGGAGCAGATCGTTCTGTCGAACGGCGAAGGCAATGGTCTGCCAAGCATTCGTGCCGAAGTGCAGGTCACCGAGCCGACCGGTCCGGACACCTTGGTGTTCGTCAATTTGAATGAAACCAAAGTCTGCTGCCGTCTGGCGCCGGACGTGGCACCGCAAGTGGGCGAAAGCCTGACGCTGCAATTCGATCCGTCGAAAGTGTTGTTGTTCGATGCCAACACCGGCGAGCGCCTCGGCACTGCCGGTCAACCACAGACCGATGCGCGGTCTGCGAACGTCGCCCAATTCAAAGGCCGGTAA
- the pgl gene encoding 6-phosphogluconolactonase, with product MAISNVQLPAGVNAHEFNSPVLLAEGLALNVAKQLSDAIAARGNAVLVVSGGRSPVAFFQHLAKQDLDWSKVVVTLADERWVPVEHADSNAGLLKQYLLKGPAAKAQFLSLYSAAANVEQAAEQADRLLAELPPIDVLVLGMGDDGHTASLFPDSPNLAEALQADGTRRCWPMLAPSVPRQRLTMSRALLASARHKILSISGQSKLTTLNAALASDDVAAMPVRAFLQPTLEIYWCP from the coding sequence ATGGCGATATCTAATGTGCAACTGCCGGCGGGCGTAAATGCCCACGAATTCAACAGCCCGGTGTTGTTGGCCGAAGGTCTGGCGCTGAACGTTGCCAAGCAATTGAGCGACGCCATTGCGGCACGCGGCAACGCGGTGCTGGTGGTGTCTGGCGGTCGTAGCCCGGTGGCGTTTTTCCAGCACCTGGCGAAGCAGGATCTGGACTGGTCGAAGGTCGTTGTGACCCTCGCCGACGAGCGCTGGGTGCCGGTTGAACACGCCGACAGCAATGCCGGCCTGCTCAAGCAATACCTGCTCAAAGGCCCGGCGGCGAAAGCGCAGTTCCTCAGTCTTTATAGCGCTGCAGCGAACGTCGAGCAGGCAGCCGAGCAAGCCGACCGCTTGCTCGCCGAACTGCCGCCGATTGACGTGCTGGTGCTGGGCATGGGCGATGACGGCCACACCGCGTCGCTGTTCCCCGACAGCCCGAACCTTGCCGAAGCTCTGCAAGCTGATGGCACACGCCGTTGCTGGCCGATGCTGGCGCCAAGCGTGCCGCGTCAGCGTCTGACCATGAGCCGTGCGCTGCTGGCCTCGGCCCGTCACAAGATTCTGTCGATTTCCGGTCAGTCGAAACTGACCACCCTGAATGCCGCACTGGCATCCGACGACGTCGCCGCCATGCCGGTGCGCGCGTTTCTGCAACCTACGTTAGAGATTTACTGGTGCCCATGA
- a CDS encoding MurR/RpiR family transcriptional regulator has protein sequence MRNLLEQIQSRLEDLNKAERKVAEVILLNPQQATRFSIAALAQAASVSEPTVNRFCRSFGVSGYPELKLQLAQSLASGAAYVSRAVEADDNPEAYTQKIFGSAIASLDSACQALDPNLISRAVDLLIQARQIHFFGLGASAPVALDAQHKFFRFNLAVTAHADVLMQRMIASVAHTGELFVIISYTGRTRELVEVARIARENGASVLGLTAENSPLAKASTLSLNIPLPEDTDIYMPMTSRIIQLTVLDVLATGMTLRRGVDFQPHLRKIKESLNASRYPVGDEFN, from the coding sequence GTGCGAAATTTACTGGAACAGATCCAGAGTCGCCTTGAAGACCTGAACAAGGCCGAACGCAAAGTCGCCGAGGTGATCCTGCTCAACCCGCAGCAGGCCACCCGCTTCAGCATCGCCGCCCTCGCCCAGGCAGCCTCGGTGAGCGAACCGACGGTCAACCGTTTCTGCCGTTCGTTCGGTGTCAGCGGCTACCCCGAACTCAAGCTGCAACTGGCGCAGAGCCTGGCCAGCGGCGCGGCGTATGTCAGCCGCGCGGTCGAGGCCGATGACAATCCCGAGGCGTACACACAGAAGATTTTCGGCAGCGCCATTGCCTCGCTGGACAGTGCTTGTCAGGCGCTGGACCCGAACCTGATCAGCCGCGCTGTCGACCTGTTGATTCAGGCGCGGCAGATCCACTTCTTCGGCCTCGGCGCTTCGGCACCGGTGGCGCTGGACGCGCAGCACAAGTTCTTTCGCTTCAACCTCGCGGTCACCGCGCATGCCGATGTGTTGATGCAGCGGATGATTGCGTCGGTGGCGCATACCGGTGAGTTGTTCGTGATCATTTCCTACACCGGGCGTACGCGTGAACTGGTGGAAGTGGCGCGCATTGCTCGTGAGAACGGTGCTTCGGTGCTGGGTTTGACGGCAGAGAATTCGCCGCTGGCCAAGGCGAGTACCTTGAGCCTGAACATTCCGTTGCCGGAAGACACCGACATTTATATGCCGATGACGTCGCGGATCATTCAGTTGACGGTGCTGGATGTGCTGGCGACGGGGATGACGTTGCGTCGCGGAGTGGATTTCCAGCCGCATCTGCGCAAGATCAAAGAGAGTTTGAATGCCAGCCGGTATCCGGTGGGTGACGAGTTCAACTAA
- a CDS encoding ferritin-like domain-containing protein, whose amino-acid sequence MTDMNKEAISVLNDLIETSKDGQEGFKTCAEDIKHPELKTLFVTRSADCATAAAELQAEVRKLGGDPETSTSVSGDLHRRWVDVKAMFTGKDEEAVLNEAERGEDHALKAYREAIEKINKHNLVGIRDLVERQYHGVQRNHDQVKALRNQARARS is encoded by the coding sequence ATGACCGACATGAATAAAGAAGCCATCTCTGTACTCAATGACCTGATTGAAACCAGCAAGGACGGTCAGGAAGGGTTCAAGACTTGCGCTGAAGACATCAAGCATCCAGAGCTGAAGACCTTGTTTGTCACGCGCTCTGCTGATTGCGCCACTGCTGCCGCTGAACTGCAAGCCGAAGTTCGCAAGCTGGGCGGCGATCCGGAAACCTCTACCAGTGTCAGCGGTGACCTGCACCGTCGCTGGGTCGACGTCAAAGCCATGTTCACCGGCAAAGACGAAGAGGCTGTGCTGAACGAAGCCGAGCGTGGTGAAGACCATGCGCTGAAGGCTTATCGTGAAGCCATCGAGAAGATCAACAAGCACAACCTGGTGGGTATTCGTGATCTGGTTGAACGCCAATACCACGGCGTACAACGCAATCACGACCAGGTGAAAGCCCTGCGTAACCAGGCTCGCGCTCGTTCGTAA
- a CDS encoding DUF3820 family protein: protein MNPEKLELLITREMPFGKYKGRIIADLPGPYLNWFAREGFPHGELGGLLALMQEIDHNGLSDLLEPLRAKHGKPAPRH, encoded by the coding sequence ATGAATCCCGAAAAACTCGAACTGCTGATAACCCGCGAAATGCCCTTCGGCAAGTACAAGGGCCGGATCATTGCCGACCTGCCGGGGCCGTACCTGAACTGGTTTGCCCGCGAAGGTTTTCCGCACGGCGAACTCGGTGGCTTGCTCGCGCTGATGCAGGAGATCGACCATAACGGCCTCTCGGACCTGCTCGAACCACTGCGCGCCAAACACGGCAAACCTGCCCCGCGCCATTGA
- a CDS encoding carbohydrate porin codes for MKKKHVNARLICQVSAAAALVLAGNAMAADAFSSDSKWMTGDWGGERTKLIEQGIDIKADYVGEMGANLHGGYNDDKTGRYSDQFGLGVALDLQKLWGWDNTQAKIQLTNRNGYNISNDRVGDPRAGTLSSSQEVYGRGHMVRLTQLWIQHQFFDNKLDVKAGYFGEGEDFNTFPCDFQNLAFCGSQVGNWATNIWYNWPVSQAAIRVKYNINDELYAQIGAYNQNPSQLEHGNGFKLSGSGTKGTVLPVELVWSPKVNSLPGEYRVGYYKSTADADDVREDVNGFDAATTGDAYKTHNSKSGYWFVAQQQLTSHNGDATRGLNIAANATFHDKDTNFIDNYQSVMFVYKGPFDARPKDDVGIGAARIHVNDDVKKNAELLNASNGVSDYDNPVFSPIRETEYNYEINYGFHVTNWLTVRPNLQYITHPGGVDEVDNALVAGLKIQSTF; via the coding sequence ATGAAAAAGAAACACGTCAATGCCCGGTTGATCTGCCAAGTGTCAGCTGCGGCGGCATTGGTGCTGGCCGGTAACGCCATGGCGGCGGATGCCTTCAGCTCCGACTCGAAATGGATGACCGGTGACTGGGGTGGCGAGCGGACCAAGCTGATCGAGCAGGGTATCGACATCAAGGCCGACTACGTTGGGGAAATGGGCGCCAACCTGCACGGCGGCTACAACGATGACAAGACTGGGCGCTACAGCGATCAGTTCGGTCTGGGCGTGGCTCTCGATCTGCAAAAGCTGTGGGGCTGGGATAACACCCAGGCGAAGATCCAGCTGACCAACCGTAATGGCTACAACATCTCCAACGACCGCGTTGGCGATCCGCGTGCCGGCACCCTCAGCTCCTCGCAAGAAGTCTACGGCCGTGGCCACATGGTGCGTCTGACCCAGTTGTGGATTCAGCACCAGTTCTTCGACAACAAACTCGACGTCAAGGCCGGTTACTTCGGTGAAGGCGAAGACTTCAACACCTTCCCGTGCGACTTCCAGAACCTGGCGTTCTGCGGTTCCCAAGTGGGTAACTGGGCGACCAACATCTGGTACAACTGGCCCGTCAGCCAGGCCGCTATCCGTGTGAAGTACAACATCAACGACGAGCTCTACGCGCAGATCGGTGCGTATAACCAGAACCCGTCGCAGCTGGAACACGGCAACGGCTTCAAACTCAGCGGCAGCGGCACCAAAGGTACTGTGTTGCCAGTCGAGCTGGTCTGGTCGCCGAAGGTCAACAGCCTGCCGGGCGAATACCGCGTCGGTTACTACAAGAGCACGGCGGATGCCGACGACGTACGTGAAGACGTCAACGGTTTCGACGCTGCGACTACTGGCGACGCGTACAAAACCCACAACAGCAAAAGCGGCTACTGGTTCGTCGCGCAACAGCAACTCACCAGCCACAACGGTGATGCAACTCGCGGTCTGAACATCGCGGCCAACGCCACGTTCCACGACAAGGACACCAACTTCATCGACAACTACCAGTCGGTGATGTTTGTCTACAAAGGCCCGTTCGACGCGCGTCCGAAGGATGACGTCGGTATCGGCGCGGCACGTATCCACGTCAACGACGACGTGAAGAAAAACGCCGAGCTGCTGAACGCTTCCAACGGTGTTTCGGATTACGACAACCCGGTGTTCTCGCCGATTCGTGAAACCGAATACAACTACGAGATCAACTACGGCTTCCACGTCACCAACTGGCTGACCGTACGCCCTAACCTGCAGTACATCACTCACCCGGGTGGTGTGGATGAAGTGGACAACGCTTTGGTCGCTGGCCTGAAAATTCAGTCTACGTTCTAA
- a CDS encoding aminotransferase class V-fold PLP-dependent enzyme, which yields MPDNTRRARDEAFWQTFADRYDVQPGPVNLENGYFGRMSRTVIEEYQRNIELINTSNSVYVRQRFEQHDNLDIRAQLAELIGVRAQSVAFTRNATEGLQSLIRNYNRLQPGDQVLISDLEYDTVKGAMRWLARHRGAEVIEIAHAHPASYDSLLETYREAFSGHPKIKLMALTHVTHRTGLVMPVQAIAALAKEYGVDVILDGAHALGQVEFNLEALGIAFAGYNLHKWIGAPLTLGFLYIAPQRLADIDPDMGEMHYPANDIRARTSYSTPNIPALMTLPLVFEEHRSLGGAPAKGARVNYLRNLWVSAVRHLPGIEVMTPDDPRLYCGITSLRFTRHDDQQAMAERLLNDYNLFTVVRNGAASGPSIRITPGLTTTAAEMQLLVRALNELR from the coding sequence ATGCCCGATAACACCCGCCGCGCCCGTGACGAAGCCTTCTGGCAAACGTTCGCTGATCGTTACGACGTTCAACCCGGCCCCGTGAACCTGGAAAACGGTTACTTCGGGCGCATGTCGCGCACGGTGATCGAGGAGTACCAGCGCAATATCGAGCTGATCAACACCAGCAACTCGGTGTACGTGCGCCAGCGTTTCGAGCAGCACGACAACCTCGATATCCGCGCGCAACTGGCCGAGCTGATTGGCGTACGCGCACAAAGCGTGGCGTTCACCCGCAACGCCACTGAAGGCCTGCAATCGCTGATCCGCAACTACAACCGCTTGCAGCCGGGCGATCAAGTGCTGATCAGTGACCTGGAATACGACACGGTCAAAGGCGCCATGCGCTGGCTGGCCAGACATCGCGGCGCCGAAGTGATCGAGATTGCCCACGCGCACCCGGCCAGTTACGACAGTCTGCTGGAGACTTACCGCGAAGCGTTCAGCGGCCACCCGAAGATCAAGCTGATGGCCCTGACTCACGTCACTCACCGCACCGGTCTGGTCATGCCGGTGCAAGCCATCGCCGCACTCGCCAAAGAGTATGGCGTCGATGTCATCCTCGACGGCGCCCACGCGCTGGGTCAGGTCGAGTTCAATCTTGAAGCGCTGGGCATCGCTTTCGCCGGCTACAACCTGCACAAGTGGATCGGTGCGCCGCTCACCCTCGGCTTCCTCTATATCGCGCCGCAACGTCTGGCCGACATTGATCCGGACATGGGGGAAATGCATTACCCGGCTAATGACATCCGTGCGCGCACCTCGTACAGCACGCCCAACATTCCGGCGCTGATGACCTTGCCGCTGGTGTTCGAGGAGCATCGTTCCCTCGGCGGCGCACCGGCCAAAGGCGCTCGCGTCAATTATCTGCGCAATCTGTGGGTCAGTGCGGTGCGGCATTTGCCGGGCATCGAGGTAATGACGCCAGACGATCCAAGGCTGTATTGCGGCATCACCTCGCTGCGATTCACCCGGCACGACGATCAACAGGCGATGGCCGAGCGTCTGCTCAACGACTACAACCTGTTCACCGTGGTGCGCAACGGCGCCGCCAGCGGGCCGAGCATTCGCATTACACCGGGGCTGACCACCACGGCTGCCGAGATGCAGTTACTGGTGCGGGCGCTGAACGAGCTGCGCTAA
- a CDS encoding alpha/beta hydrolase, whose amino-acid sequence MIHDTLWLDASDRSRLFVNQWLPAAPLKAVILLAHGMAEHSGRYARLADTFCDKGYGVYAPDLRGHGKTANHGTLGHFADDDGWCKVLGDLASLNQHLGQQHPGVPIILLGHSMGSYIAQGYLLHHSASLHGAILSGSNFQPVALYRAARQIARLEKLRQGGKGRSALIEWLSFGSFNNKFKPARTPFDWLSRDPAEVDLYANDPLCGFRCTNQLWIDLLGGLQQISKASNLAQIDPGLPLLVIGGECDPVSEGKRLTDLANALRTAGSQHLQLQIYPQARHELFNETNRDEVIADVLAWIDQALSHPRPHRSE is encoded by the coding sequence ATGATCCACGACACCCTATGGCTGGACGCGAGTGACCGCAGCCGCCTGTTCGTCAATCAATGGCTGCCGGCGGCGCCGCTGAAAGCGGTGATCCTGCTGGCCCACGGTATGGCCGAACACAGCGGCCGTTATGCCCGTTTGGCTGACACGTTTTGCGACAAAGGATATGGCGTGTATGCCCCGGATTTGCGCGGACATGGCAAAACCGCCAATCACGGCACCCTCGGCCACTTCGCCGATGACGATGGCTGGTGCAAAGTGCTCGGCGATTTGGCCAGCCTCAATCAACACCTCGGCCAGCAGCACCCCGGCGTGCCGATCATCCTGTTGGGGCACAGCATGGGCAGCTACATCGCCCAAGGTTATTTGCTGCATCACAGCGCCAGTCTGCACGGAGCGATACTCAGCGGTTCCAATTTTCAGCCCGTTGCGCTGTATCGCGCTGCGCGGCAGATCGCCCGCCTGGAGAAACTGCGTCAAGGTGGCAAGGGCCGCAGTGCGCTGATCGAGTGGCTGTCGTTCGGCTCGTTCAATAACAAGTTCAAACCTGCGCGCACACCGTTCGACTGGCTGAGCCGCGACCCGGCCGAGGTCGACCTGTACGCCAACGACCCGCTGTGTGGCTTTCGCTGCACCAATCAACTGTGGATCGACCTGCTCGGCGGCTTGCAGCAGATCAGCAAAGCGTCCAATCTCGCCCAGATCGACCCGGGCCTGCCGCTGCTGGTAATCGGCGGTGAATGTGATCCGGTGAGTGAAGGCAAGCGTCTGACAGATCTGGCCAATGCGTTACGCACGGCCGGCAGCCAGCACCTGCAACTGCAGATCTACCCGCAGGCGCGGCACGAATTGTTCAACGAAACCAACCGCGACGAAGTGATCGCTGATGTGCTGGCCTGGATCGATCAGGCCTTGAGCCATCCGCGCCCGCATCGCAGCGAATAA
- the zwf gene encoding glucose-6-phosphate dehydrogenase, with protein MPSITVEPCTFALFGALGDLALRKLFPALYHLDGADLLHEDTRIIALAREEGSQQQHMAFIAAELRRYVGKELDEAVAERFLARLTYLHVDFLKSEDYVALAELAGSTQRMIAYFATPAAVYGAICENLAKVGLAENTRVVLEKPIGSDLESSRKVNDAVAQFFPENRTYRIDHYLGKETVQNLIALRFANSLFETQWNQNYISHVEITVAEKVGIEGRWGYFDKAGQLRDMIQNHLLQLLCLIAMDPPADLSADSIRDEKVKVLKALAPISPEGLTTQVVRGQYIAGHSEGKSVPGYLEEPNSNTQSDTETFVALRADIRNWRWAGVPFYLRTGKRMPQKLSQIVIHFKEPSHYIFAPEQRLQISNKLIIRLQPDEGISLRVMTKEQGLDKGMQLRSGPLQLNFSDTWRSARIPDAYERLLLEVMNGNQNLFVRKDEIEAAWKWCDQLIAGWKKSGDAPKPYAAGSWGPMSSIALITRDGRSWYGDI; from the coding sequence ATGCCTTCGATTACGGTTGAACCGTGCACCTTTGCCTTGTTCGGCGCGCTTGGCGATCTGGCCCTGCGCAAGCTGTTTCCTGCCCTTTATCACCTCGATGGCGCCGACTTGTTGCACGAGGACACGCGCATCATCGCGCTGGCCCGTGAAGAAGGTTCCCAGCAGCAGCACATGGCGTTCATCGCCGCCGAACTGCGCCGCTACGTGGGCAAAGAGCTGGACGAGGCCGTCGCCGAGCGTTTTCTCGCACGCCTGACCTACCTGCACGTCGACTTCCTCAAGTCTGAAGATTATGTGGCGCTGGCCGAACTGGCCGGCAGCACGCAACGCATGATTGCCTACTTCGCCACGCCGGCAGCGGTGTACGGCGCGATCTGCGAAAACCTGGCGAAAGTCGGTCTGGCAGAAAACACCCGCGTGGTGCTGGAAAAACCGATCGGCTCCGACCTTGAGTCGTCGCGCAAGGTCAACGACGCGGTGGCGCAATTCTTCCCGGAGAACCGCACCTACCGCATCGACCACTACCTGGGCAAAGAGACCGTTCAGAACCTGATCGCCCTGCGTTTCGCCAACAGCCTGTTCGAAACCCAGTGGAACCAGAATTACATCTCCCACGTGGAAATCACCGTGGCCGAGAAGGTCGGCATCGAAGGCCGTTGGGGTTACTTCGACAAGGCCGGCCAGCTGCGCGACATGATCCAGAATCACCTGTTGCAGTTGCTCTGCCTGATCGCCATGGACCCGCCGGCTGACCTGTCCGCCGACAGCATCCGTGACGAGAAAGTAAAAGTGCTCAAGGCGCTGGCACCGATCAGCCCGGAAGGCCTGACCACGCAAGTGGTGCGCGGCCAGTACATCGCCGGCCACAGCGAAGGCAAATCCGTACCTGGCTACCTCGAAGAACCGAATTCCAATACCCAGAGCGACACCGAAACCTTCGTCGCCCTGCGTGCCGACATCCGCAACTGGCGCTGGGCCGGCGTGCCGTTCTACCTGCGTACCGGCAAGCGCATGCCGCAGAAGCTGTCGCAGATCGTCATCCATTTCAAGGAACCGTCGCACTACATCTTCGCCCCTGAACAGCGCTTGCAGATCAGCAACAAACTGATCATCCGCCTGCAGCCGGACGAAGGCATTTCCTTACGCGTGATGACCAAAGAGCAGGGCCTGGATAAAGGCATGCAACTGCGCAGCGGCCCGCTGCAACTGAATTTCTCCGACACCTGGCGTAGCGCGCGGATCCCCGACGCCTACGAGCGGTTGTTGCTGGAAGTGATGAACGGCAATCAGAACCTGTTTGTCCGTAAAGATGAAATCGAAGCCGCGTGGAAATGGTGTGACCAACTGATCGCCGGGTGGAAAAAATCCGGTGACGCGCCCAAGCCGTATGCGGCCGGGTCGTGGGGGCCGATGAGCTCCATTGCATTGATCACGCGGGACGGGAGGTCGTGGTATGGCGATATCTAA
- a CDS encoding D-hexose-6-phosphate mutarotase: MHEHPLQRFFKSLREQPVFAWERYQMRDVLVIDHPLCQAVFSRQGAQLLHFQPRGQKPWLWCAAKWPHVGAIRGGVPVCWPWYGRHPSENAWPSHGWARLLDWKLLDSSSADDGVRLHWQLQLCDWQVDLHAHLGERMELRLSTEHQDDMPCQLSQALHAYWRIGDVGEIALSGLEGAQGYDQLNRQVCQQEGELRVDGGCQRVFQHDGELQLKDHAWQRELCIDTGDSADTVVWHPGARPLLGVTWDEISEFVCVEAAAGGTDSLHLAPGEKAHLSLQAWAAA, from the coding sequence ATGCATGAGCATCCGCTACAACGCTTCTTCAAATCCCTGCGTGAACAACCGGTGTTCGCCTGGGAGCGCTATCAGATGCGCGACGTGTTGGTGATCGATCACCCGCTGTGTCAGGCAGTGTTCAGTCGTCAAGGCGCGCAGTTGCTGCACTTTCAGCCGCGTGGGCAAAAACCGTGGTTGTGGTGTGCGGCGAAGTGGCCGCATGTTGGTGCAATCCGTGGCGGCGTGCCGGTGTGCTGGCCGTGGTATGGCCGTCATCCGAGCGAAAACGCCTGGCCGTCCCATGGTTGGGCACGGTTGCTCGACTGGAAATTACTCGACAGCAGCAGCGCTGACGATGGCGTGCGCCTGCATTGGCAATTGCAGCTGTGCGACTGGCAGGTCGACCTGCACGCCCACCTTGGCGAACGTATGGAATTACGCCTGAGCACCGAGCATCAGGACGACATGCCGTGCCAGTTGAGCCAGGCTTTGCACGCTTACTGGCGTATTGGCGATGTTGGCGAGATAGCGCTGTCTGGGCTCGAAGGGGCGCAGGGTTATGACCAGTTGAATCGCCAGGTTTGCCAGCAGGAAGGCGAGTTGCGGGTGGATGGCGGGTGTCAGCGGGTGTTCCAGCATGACGGCGAGTTGCAGTTGAAAGATCATGCCTGGCAGCGCGAGTTGTGCATCGATACCGGTGACAGCGCCGACACAGTGGTCTGGCATCCAGGGGCGCGGCCGCTGTTGGGCGTGACGTGGGATGAGATTTCCGAGTTTGTCTGTGTGGAAGCGGCGGCGGGTGGGACGGACAGTCTGCATCTGGCGCCGGGGGAGAAGGCGCATCTGAGTTTGCAGGCGTGGGCGGCGGCTTGA
- a CDS encoding bifunctional 4-hydroxy-2-oxoglutarate aldolase/2-dehydro-3-deoxy-phosphogluconate aldolase, with protein MTTPSPTVSMADKVALIDSLCAKARILPVITIAREQDVLPLADALAAGGLTALEVTLRSQFGLKAIQILRDQRPELMTGAGTVLDRNMLAAAEAAGSQFIVTPGITRDLLEASVDSPIPLLPGISNASGIMEGYGLGYRRFKLFPAEVSGGVAAIKALGGPFGEVKFCPTGGVGPANIKSYMALKNVMCVGGSWMLDPEWIKNGDWARIQECTAEALALLD; from the coding sequence ATGACAACCCCATCCCCGACCGTTTCCATGGCGGACAAAGTTGCCCTGATCGACAGCCTCTGCGCCAAGGCGCGGATCCTGCCGGTGATCACCATCGCTCGCGAACAGGACGTGCTGCCGCTGGCCGACGCTCTGGCCGCCGGTGGTCTGACCGCGCTGGAAGTGACCCTGCGTTCGCAGTTCGGCCTCAAAGCCATTCAGATCCTGCGCGACCAGCGTCCGGAACTGATGACCGGTGCCGGCACCGTGCTCGATCGCAACATGCTCGCGGCGGCAGAAGCGGCCGGTTCGCAATTCATCGTCACCCCGGGCATTACCCGTGATTTGCTCGAAGCCAGTGTCGACAGCCCGATTCCGCTGTTGCCGGGCATCAGCAACGCCTCCGGCATCATGGAAGGCTACGGTCTGGGTTATCGCCGCTTCAAGCTGTTCCCGGCTGAAGTCAGCGGTGGCGTGGCGGCAATCAAAGCTCTCGGCGGCCCGTTCGGCGAAGTGAAATTCTGCCCGACTGGCGGCGTCGGCCCGGCCAACATCAAGAGCTACATGGCGCTGAAAAACGTCATGTGCGTGGGCGGTAGCTGGATGCTTGATCCGGAGTGGATCAAGAACGGCGACTGGGCGCGTATTCAGGAATGCACCGCCGAGGCGTTGGCGCTGCTGGACTGA